CGCGAACGACCTGGCCGGGCAAGGCGTCGCTGACGGCGATGTCGGTTTCGGCCGCGCTCGCGTGCGGTCTGTTCGCCATGCCCGCAGCCGCCGCACCCGCGGAGGCGGCCCGGGGCGCCTCCTCGGTGAACCAGGCGCTCAGCGCATTCCTCAGCCCCAGTCTCGACGCCAAGCCGATGGCCCGCATGTGGTTCCCGGATGCCGGCGCCGGCGCCGACGACGAGGGCCTGGCCCTCGTCGCGAAGCACATCGAGGACATGGCCGCGGCCGGATTCGGCGGCGTCGAGATCGCCTACCTCGCCGACGACAGCGACGTGAGCAACGAAGAGCTCGCCACGGTCGGCTGGGGCTCCGAAAACTGGAAGCGCATCCTGAAGACGATGCTCAAGACCGCGAACCAGGTTCCGGGCGGCTTCAAGATCGACATCACGATCACGTCGCACTGGCCGCCGGTCGTCAACACGATCGACCCCAACGACGATGCCCAGCAGCAGCAGGCGACCTACGCCTACCGCAAGCTGACCGCCGCCGATGTCGCGGCGGGAGCGGCATCCGTCCCGCTGCCCACGCAGCGCACGCAGGACTTCTCGAACAGCAGCGACCTGCGCGCGACGTTCCTCTTCGTGGACAAGCTCTCGGCGGCCACGCTGGCCACCGTCACGGCGGTGAGCGCCGACGGCACGCCGACGTTCGGGCTCGCCTCGCTCGAGGACGTCACCTCGGCGACCTCGGCGGTTCCCGGCGCGGGCAGCGCCGCCGGCATCCCGGACGAGGCCACCGCCGCCGCCCTCGGTCTGGACTATCAGACAGACGTGATCGACAAGTGGGGTCCCGAGCCCGCCGACCCGGACTTCGACGGCAAGATCGACGCAGACGGCAATCGCAAGCGGATGGCCGACTGGCAGGACGAGTACAGCACCGATCTGTCGGCTGTGGACCTGTCGGGCTACAGTCCATCGGACGGCGACGGGTATGCCGTCGGCGATCTGGCGCTGATCGGGTCGTACCACCAGGGCACCGGCCAGGTGCAGTCGGGCGGCTCGTCGGTCACACAGCACAACCGCACCTACGCGACCGACTACTTCTCGGCCGAGGGCGTGCAGAAGATCTTCGACCTCTGGGACGAGAACCTGCTCGACGACGAGATGATCGCGCTGCTCGAGAAGAACGGCAAGCAGGGGACGTCGATCTTCGAGGACTCGATCGAGATCCACAAGGACGGCGCGCTGTGGACCGCCGACCTGCTCGACGAGAACAGCGCGCTCAACGGGTACGAATCCGCGGTGTACGCGCCGGTGCTCGCGATGGGCTCTTCGAGCATGTTCGACGACTCCGACGAGGCCACGCGACTGATCGAGGACTACAACCTGACGCTCGGCCATCTGTACGAGACCGAGCACGCAGACCTCATCAAGGACTGGGCGGCATCCTTCGGCTACACGTACCGCGCCCAGGCGTACACGCTCGACGGTCTCGACATCGCCGGCGCCGCAGCCACGCTCGACATCCCCGAGGGCGACAACTCGACCGCGGGCGACGGCATCCGCAATCTCAAGGCCGCGACAAACCTCACCGGTCAGAAGCTCCTGTCGATGGAGACATACACCGGCGGGACGATCTTCTCCACGTGGGACGAGGTCGCCAAGGTCGTCAACAGCGACCTGTCCGACGGCGTGAACCGGTCGATCTTCCACGGGTCGGCGTTCGCTCGCGCTTTCAACGGCTACGAGAGCTCGTGGCCGGGGTGGAACTTCTTCAAGGTGCTGCGCAACGGCGGCTTCTCGACCTACGATTCCCGGCAGATCTGGTGGGAGGACGCGGACACCTTCAGCGGCTACGTGGCTCGCAGCCAGGGCGTCATGCAGGCCGGCCAGGCGAAGTCCGACCTCGCCGTGCTGATCGGCAGCGATGCCGGCTACAGCATCCAGAGCGGCAACTCGCTGCAGGAGATGATGAACGCCGGGTACTCCTACAACATCCTGTCGCAGGCGCTGCTCGAGGAGCCGGCCGCCATCGTCGAGGACGGCGTCCTGGACCCCGACGGGGCCGAGTACAAGGCCGTCGTCATCGAGGATGCCTCGAAGCTGTCGACGTCGACCGTCGAGAAGCTCGTCGGCTACGCCGGCGCGGGCCTGCCGATCGTCGTGCTCGACACGGCTCCGACCCGCGTGTACGGCACCGACAAGCCCGACAACAACGACGCAGACATGCTGGCCGCATGGACCGAGCTCACGGCGATGCCGAACGTCACCACGGTCGCCGACCAGTCCGCCGCACTCGCGGCGCTCGACGCGACCGGAGTGACCCCGAATGCGTCCTACGACGCGGCCTTCCTCGAGGCGTCGAGTCGAGTGGAGGGCGGCACGACCTTCTACTACCTGTTCAACGCCGGCACCAGCATCCCGTCGGCAGCCTCGGCGGGCGACACCGAGCTCAAGCTGGTCAGCGCCGAGGGGCTGTCGGTCGGCGCCCAGCTGCTGCTCGGCACCGGGTCGACGCAGGAGGTCGTCACGGTGACCTCGATCGCCGCGCCGTCCGGCGGGGGCGGTGGATTCCCCTGGGAGGTCAACCCGTGGACCGTCGGCATCGACGGCGCGCTGACCCACGACCACGCGAGCGGCGACGTGCTGTCCGGTCTCGCCGGTCAGGATGTCACGCTGTCGGGTTCGGGGACGCCGTATGTGCTGGATGCGTGGACGGGTGAGTTCGAGCCTCTGGCGGAGTACACGCGGGATGGTGACACGGTCACGTTCACGCCGGAGATCGGCGTGGAGGATGCCGAGTTCGTGGTGCTGGTGGACGACAACGGCAAGCAGCCGCATGCGACGGAGGTGTCCGGGGGCGATCTGGTGGTGTCGAGCAACAAGCTGGTGCATCACGCGTTCGAGCCGGGCGAGTACGAGGTGACCCTGGCGGACGGCTCGGTGAAGGACGTCTCGGTGTCGTCGGTTCCGGACGATGTGAGCCTGGCTGATGGGTGGGATCTGTCGCTGGAGAGCTGGGGTCCGGATGCGGAGGCCAACGCGGTCGATCCGACGGAGTCGGCGAGGACGACGGTGGAGTTCTCCGACGTGGCTCTGGGTGACTGGAGCGATCTGCCGGCGACCGGTGAGCAGCTGTCCGAGCTGGGTGTGGACTCGATCGACGAGGTGTCGGGCATCGGCACGTACTCGACGAGCTTCTCACTGGGCAAGGACTGGCGCGATGCCGGTGCGGTGCTGCATCTGGAGCACGGTGCGGACATGGTGACGAACGTCGTGGTGAACGGGAAGGTGTTCGACGACGTCGATCAGCTCTCCGACACGATCGATCTCGCCAAGGCCCTCAAGGTCGGCGAGAACCGCATCGAGATCACCATCGACACCACGCTCGAACGGCGCTACAAGACCGAGAACGGCGGAGCCGGTTCGGCGGCCACCGGACTGACCGGCGTCTCACTGGACGCCTACACGATCACGACGCTCAAGTGATCGATCGCTCGGGGGCGGCCGTGCGCCGCCCCCGAGCCTCGCCCATGGCGATTCTCCGCCGGAAGCACGACCGATGACCCCCACATCGCCCAAGATCCGGATCGCCCGCGCAGCCGCGGCGGGTGCCTCTCAACGTGACCTACCGCGAATGCGGTAGGTCACGTTGACAGTGTGCAGATTCGCGGGCCCAGAGTGCAGGATGAAACCATGCGAGGGAGCACCGACCACCGTCCGGTGAAGTACATCCCGTACCCGGTCACGACAGCGGTCGCCATCGGCGTCGTCATCGTGCTGGGCACCGTCGAGAGCGTCGGACGCGAGACCATCGCGATCCGTGCCGAGGACGCGGTGCACTTCGCCGGACTGCTGATCGCGGCGTCCGCGCTGATCCTGCGCGCGCGCTGGCCGCTGATCGCCGTCGCGGTGACCGGGGCGGTGAACGTCGTCGCCCTGCTGTACGAATGGCCCAGCCCGGGCTATCAGGTGGCATGGCTCATCGCGATCTTCTCCTTCACGCTCGTCGCGTCGCTTCGGATGTCGATCATCGTGTCGAGCGTCTGCGTGGCTGCCGGCGTCGCAGCCGTCATGCTGACCGGGGACTGGGGATGGCTGTCCATGAAGCCGCTCAGCATCGTGATCACCGTGCTCTTCGCGGCAGGGCTCGGATACACCTTCCAGGTGCGGGACGAACGGGTTCGAACTTCCGCCGCGCTTGCGGCGGCGGCGGAGGCCAACAGAGCCACCGAGGTCGAGCGCCATCTCAATGCCCAGCGCCTGGCCACGGCGCGCGAGCTTCACGACGCGGTGGGTCACCAGCTCACCGTCATCTCCCTGAACGCCGGCAATGCCCTGGAGGCGCTGGACGTGCGTCCCCCGGATGCCCGGCGCGCGCTTCACACGATCGAGGATGCGGCGGCCGGCCTGATCGAGGAGGTCGGGCGCGTCCTCGAGCAGCTGCGGTCCTCGGGGGAAGCGACTCCGGGCAAGGGGTTGAGCGATCTGCCCTCGCTGATCGCGCGGTTCCAGAGGGAGCACCTCATCATCGACTTCCGCATGACCGAAGGTGCGGCGCCCGATGCACGGGGCGACGTCGCGTACCAGGTCGTGCAGGAGGCGCTCGTGAATGCCCTGCGGTATGCCGACACGGCGTACCCCGTGCGCGTGAATGTGGTCGTGGGTGATCCGATCGTGATCGACGTCGTCAACCACGTCTCCGATCGCGGCACTGTCAGTGCGGGCACACGGTTCGGGCTCCGCGGCATCGCCGAGCGCGTCGAGCCGCTCGGTGGCCACGTCAGCGGGGAGCGGCGTGACGGGCTGTTCGTCCTGCAGGCGACGGTTCCTTCGCGTGTGGAGGCGGGCACATGATCCGGGTGCTCATCGTCGACGACCAGCCGCTCATCCGCGCCGCGCTCAGGGACCTGATCACCAACCACCCCGCTCTCGAGCTGGTCGCCGAGGCGGACGACGGCATCGGAGCGGTCGCGGCAGCGAAGCGCCTGCATCCAGACGTGGTGCTGATGGACATCCAGATGCCGACGATGGACGGCATCGAGGCGACGAGGACGATCACCGCGGCACCGATCGAGGCGAAGGTCCTGATCCTCACGACCTTCGAGGAGCCGCAGAACGTGCTCGCCGCAGTGGACGCAGGGGCGAGCGGCTTCATCGGAAAGAGTGCACCCGCTCGGCAGCTGGCCGACGCCATCGTCGCCGTCCACGCGGGGGATCTGTCCATGTCGTCGCGCGCGATCGAGGCCTTGGTGGCGGCAGCGCAGGGCAGGGTCTCGGCGCCGGATGGGGAATCGGCGTTCGACGCTCTGACTCCCCGAGAGCGGGAGCTCGTCATCCTGACTGCCGAGGGTCTCAGCGATGACGACATCGCGACATCGCTGTCGATCTCGCGACAGACCGCCAAGACCCACATAAACCGCGCGATGGTCAAACTTCACGTCGGCACCAGGGCACAGCTCGTCGCCCTCGCCTACCGGGCGCACCTGGTGCACGCGCCGCGCTGAATCTCGCCGCGTCGGGAGCACTCACTTCGTGAGGAGATGGCCGATTCCGGACAGGATGTTGCCACCGGCGAGCCGGAGTTGGTTCACTTCTGATCACCGCTGAATCCATTCAATTGGACTCGGCGCACCAAGAGAACCGATCGAGGAGGATCGCACATGGTGATCGCATTGGGACGCAGTTTTGGACGCGTCGGCATCGGCCTGACCGCGCTGGTGGCGGCATCCGCCCTGGCGCTGACGGGCTGCTCGAGCTCGGGTACCGAGGGCACGGCGACGGGTGATTCGGGTGGTGACGCTGGCAGCGATGTGTCGATCGTGATGCTGCCGAAGAACCTGGGCAACCCGTACTTCGACACCTCGACCGGTGGTGCCGAGGCGGCGGTCGAGGAGTTCGGCGGGACGTTCGAGGAGGTCGGTCCGACCGAGGCTTCGCCGACGGCGCAGGTGCCGTTCATCCAGACGGCGGCGCAGCAGGGCGCGAGCGCGCTGATCGTGTCGGCGAACGACCCCGAGGCTATCTGCGACGCGCTGGACGAGGCGCGCGACGCGGGTGTGAAGGTCGTCACGTTCGACTCGGACACCAACCCGGACTGCCGTGACCTGTTCATCAACCAGGCCACCGCTGAGGGCATCGCGAAGATCCAGGTCGATCTGATCACCGAGCAGATCGGCGACGAGGGCCAGATCGCGGTGCTGTCGGCATCGGCGAACGCGACGAACCAGAACGCCTGGATCGAGATGATGCAGGCCGAGCTCGACGCGAACCACCCGAACGTGGAGCTGGTGGAGATCGCCTATGGCGACGACGACGACCAGACCTCGTTCGACAAGACCGCGGCTCTGCTGCAGACCTATCCCGACCTGAAGGGCATCGTCTCGCCCACCACGGTCGGCATCTCGGCTGCGGCGCGCTACCTGTCGACGTCGGAGTACAAGGGCGAGATCGCGCTGACGGGTCTGGGTACCCCGAACCAGATGCGCGAGTACGTCGAGGACGGCACCGTGACCGCGTTCGCGCTGTGGAACCCGGCCGACCTGGGCTACCTGGCCGCGTACGCGGCGCAGGCGCTGGCGACCGGTGAGATCACCGGCGCCGAGGGCGACACGTTCGAGGCCGGCGAGCTGGGCTCGTACACCGTCGACGCGGACGCGACCGTGCTGCTCGGCGAGCCGTACGTGTTCGACGCCGACAACATCGGCGACTTCGACTTCTAAACCGAAGCACGCCCGGCTCCCGGGGCGCCTCTGACCACGGCGCCCCGGGCAGCCGCCGATCGTCGTGCCCACGAAGTGACCGAAGACGCCGAGTAGTCGGCGACGAAGGGCCGACCGGGCCGCCCTCCGGACGGACAGAAACACCATCCCCACGAGCCCGCCGCAGCGCAGGTGCTGAGGCGACGACAAGAGAAACGGAAGATCGATGAAGACTCGACCGACCTCACAGAAGGATCCCCGGTGGCTCTCGCGCAGAGCGTGCGCGGTGCTGGCCACCGGGTCGCTCGCGCTCGGCCTTGCCGCGCTGCCGGGAGGAGCGGCGATCGCGGCCGCACCCGACGCCGCTCTCGACAGCGTCGAGGCGACCTTCGGCAGTCCTTCCCTGGACGCGCGCCCGATGGCGCGCATGTGGTTCCCCGATGCGGGGGCTGGCGCCGACGAGGAAGGACTGGCCCTCGTCGAGAAGCAGATCCGCGACATGGCGCGGGAGGGGTTCGGCGGCGTGGAGGTCTCGTTCCTCGCCGACACCTCCAGCTATGACAACGACGACGCCGCCGTCATCGGGTGGGGCACAGACAACTGGCAGAGGGTCCTCAAGCGCCTGCTGACCACGGCGAACTCGATCGAGGCGGGCTTCAAGGTCGACATCACGATCACGTCCCACTGGCCCCCGATCGTGAACTCGATCGATCCCAATGACGACGAACAGCAGCAGGAAGCCGCCCACGCCTATCGGAAGATCACCGCCGACGACCTCGGCGCCGTCGCGGCGATCCCGCTCCCCGAGCAGAAGACGCGCGACTATCACAACGAGTTCGGCACCGACAAGAGCGCACCCTTCCTCTTCGTGGACAAGCTCTCCGCGGCGACGGTGGTCCAGGTCGAGAGCATCGAGGGCGACTCCCCCGTCTTCGATCTGGAGACCCTGACGGACGTGACCGATGTGACCGGCGAGCAGATGGACGGTGAGGAGTACACGGGCTACGCCGCCGGCGTCCCCGACGAGGCGTATGCCGACGCGAACGGCATCGACTACGAGAACGAGGTCGTGGCGAAGTTCGGTCCCGAGCCCGCCGACCCGAGCTTCAGCGGCAAGATCGACGACGACGGCAATCGCAAGCGGATGGCCGACTGGCAGCACATCTACGAGACCGACCTCGCCGGTGTCGCGGCACTGGACGGCTACGAGCCGAGCGAGGGCGACGAACTCGCCGCCGGCGACTGGGTGCTGTTCGGCAGCTACCACCACGGTACGGGCCAGGTTATGTCCGGCGGCGCGTCGGTCACCATCCACAACCGCTCCTACGCCACCGACTACTTCAGCGCCGAGGGTGCACAGAAGCTCTTCGACTTCTGGGACGACCACATCCTGGACGACGAGATGATCGCGCTGCTGAAGGAGAACGGCAAGCAGGGCACCAGCATCTTCGAAGACTCCATCGAGATCCACGCCGACAGCCCGCTGTGGACCGCGGATCTGATCGACGAGATGGGAGAGACGAACGGATACGACGCCTCGGCGTATGCGCCGATCCTCGCGATGGGGTCAGCGACGTCGTTCGACGACGTCGACCTGGCGACCCGGATCCTCGAGGACAAGAACCTCGCACTCGGCGAGCTGTACGAGACCGAGCACGCTTCGCTCATCAGCGACTGGACGTCGACGTTCGACTACACCTACCGGGCCCAGGCGTACACCCTGGCGGGACTCGACATCGCGGCCGCCGCGGCTGCCGTCGACATCCCGGAGGGCGACAACTCCACCTCCGGTGATGGTCTGCGCAACATCGCGGCAGCGGTGAACCTCGCGGACGGGTCGCTCCTGTCGATGGAGACCACGACCTTCTCCGCGGACATCAACTCGACGTGGCAGACGGTCGCCCGTGAGGTCAACCGAGACCTGTCGCACGGCGTCAATCGCTCGATCTTCCACGGCTCGGCGTTCGCACGGACGTTCAACGACTACCGCGACGACTGGCCGGGCTGGAACTTCGTGTGCTGCGGCAACCGGAGCTTCTCGTCTTACAACGCCCGCCAGATCTGGTGGGACGACGCCGACACGTTCAGCGGCTATGTCGCACGGAGCCAGGCGGTCATGCAGGCGGGCGAGGCGGATGTCGATCTCGCCGTGCTCCTCGGCACGAACACGGGCTTCCAGATCCAGAACGGCAACTCGATGCAGGTGCTGCTGGACGAGGGCTTCTCGTACAACCTGCTGAGTGAGGCGCTGCTGGACGAGCCCTCGGCCGTGGTGGACGGTGGCGTTCTCGCCCCGGACGGGCCCGCATACGATGCGCTCATCGTTCGCCAGGCGGACCGGATGTCCGCTCCGGCGGTGCAGAAGCTGGCCGACTACGCCGACGCCGGGCTCCCGGTGATCCTGTACGACTCGGAGATCAGCCGCGTCTACGGAACGCAGAAGCCCGGGAACACGGATGCCGACCTCGCCGCGGCGATCGCAGACCTGACGACGAAGTCGAACGTCGCTGTCGTCGACACGCAGATCGAGGTCGCCGCGACGCTGGCAGGCTGGGGCATCGAGCCCGACGCTCAGCACGAGCAGCCCGAGTTGGAGGCATCCCACCGCGCCGACGGCGATGTCGACTACTACTACCTCTACAACGCGAACGGGTCCGCCACGATGTACGGCGCGACCGTCTCGCTCGCGGGGACGGGCAAGCCGTATGCGCTAGACGCGTGGACCGGAGAGGTCACCCCGATCACCGAGTACCGAGTGGAGGACGGGCGCGTGACGGTGACCGTCGATCTCGAGCAGCGGGACGCGGCCATCATCGCCCTCGTAGGTGACGACACCGCCGGCGGGCTGCATGCGGAGTCGCTGGACGGCGCCACCGCGGTCTTCCAGAACGACAACACGCTCGTCGTGCGCACGACCGAGGCCGGCAGCTATGCGATCGATGGATCGGGCGACAAGGACACGACCATCGAGGTCGCCGCCGCGCCCGCTCCGGTGTCGTTGAGCGATGGCTGGAGTCTGACGCTCGAGAGCTGGGGTCCCGACCCTGAGCGCAACGACGTCGATCCCACGCTGTCGAGCACCGAGACGGTCACGTTCGACGACATCGCGCTCGGCTCGTGGAGCGATCTTCCGGCGACATCCGACCAGCTCGACGAGCTCGGAGTGGACAGTATGAACGACGTGTCGGGCATCGGCTGGTACACGAAGACCTTCACGCTCCCGAAGGGCTGGACGGGATCGGTGGGGTCGCTGATCGAGATCGGTCATTCGGACGACATGATCGCCGAGATCACCGTCAACGGGAAGGCGTTCGACGACGTCGACCACTTCACGGGGACGATCGACGCGGGTTCGGTGCTGCACCAGGGCACGAACACGATCGAGATCAAGCTCGATTCGACCCTCGGGCGACGGATGGTGGCCGAGGGGCGCATCAACTCGTCGCAGTCCTACGGGCTTCAGAGCGTGAGCCTCGTGCCCTACGTGCAGACGAAGGTGAGCCTGCAGGGCAAGTGAGCTGAATCACCTCGGATCGGCGGGTCGCCTCAGGGCGGCCCGCCGATCCGCGTGCGCAGCCAGCCGTCTGGCAGTCGCTGGGCGGGTGTCACCGCCGCGCGAGCGAGGGGACGGACAAGCGCCGAGCGAGCGACGCGCGAACGGCTGCGCCCTCCCGTCGGATGCGCGCCTGGTCGTCGCGTGTGAGCCCGAAGTCGTCGACGACGATACGCCCGTCCACGAGGACGGTGCGTGCGCGGGCCGCGGACCCGGAGAAGACCAGATGATCGCGTGCGGATTCGCCGGTGCCCGCGCTGAACTGGGGTGCGTCGAATACGGCCACATCCGCCTTCATGCCCGGCCGCAGGCTGCCGACGCGGGGGCCGAGGCCGAGAGCGCGTGCTCCGTTGACCGTCGCGAATGCGAACGCGCTCTCGGCCGTGATCGCTGACGCGTCGCCTCCGCGGCGATGAACGAGGGCGGCGAGTCGCATCTCGGCGCGTGCGTCGAGCGTGTTGTTGCATGCGGCGCCGTCGGCGCCGAGGCCCACATTCACTCCGGCCGCCACCAGGCGCGGCACGTCGGCGATGCCGGACCCCAGCTTGAGGTTCGCGCTGGGACAGTGCGCGATCGACGCCCCAGTGCGCGCGATGCGCGACACCTCGTCGTCATCGAGCCACACCCCGTGGGCGAGCACGGTACGCCGGGTGAGCGCGCCCAGCTCGTCGAGATACCGCACGTCGCGCGCGGCGTTGACCTCAGCCACACCGTGAGCCTGAGCGTGGTTCTCGTTCACATGCGTGTGGACGACGGCATCCATGCGGATGGCAAGCTCGAGGGCATCCGCCCAGAGCTGGGGCGTCGCAGCGCTGGGTGAACGCGGTGATACCGCGACCCGCAGCCGCCGCTCATCGCCGTCGTGCCAGGTGCGCATGAGCCGGAGCAGGTCGGACCAGGCCTCCTCCGTGCTCTCGGCGACGAGGCTCGTCCCGGGCTCGCGGCGGTCCATGAGCGCCTTGCCGATCGTGGCACGGGCGCCGAGGTCTGCGGCGGCCTCGAAGGCGCGATCCGTGTGGTGCGCCGACTCCATGCTGAGGAACGAGGTCGTTCCGGACAGGAGCAGCTCGGCGACGCCCCAGCGCGCGGATATCGCGAGGTCGTCGGCATCGAGCAGCTGCTCGAGCGGCCAGACCCATCGATCCAGCCATTGCATCACGTCCAGGTCCTCGGCGAGTCCCGAGAAGGCCGTCTGGCAGAGGTGCACGTGGCTCTGCACGAATCCCGGCGAAACGATCGATCCGGTTCCGTCGAGGTCGACATCGACGGAACCGCGGACGGTCGGCCCGACCGAGACAATCGTGTCATCTTCGATCAGGAGGTCGCCCGATGTCTCCCCGGTCGCCGCGATGATCGTGCCGCCGCGGATCGCGATCCGTGTCAAGGGGTTCCGATGGTCGCAGGAGCTTCCGAGAAGAGCTGATCTCGCAGTGTCCGTTGCGTGCCTCGTTCGCCGAGCCGGCCGCGGCGGCGAAGCTCGGGCATGACGAGACGGGCGAAATCGCGAACGTCTTCGGCCCCGAACAGCGGGTCGACCATGAGGCCGTCGAGGTCGGTGGCCTCGAGGAACTCCTCGATCTGGTCGGCGACCGCGGTCGGAGTTCCCACGATCTGCGATCCGCGGATGCCGCGGACGCGCAGCTGCTCCAGGATCTCGCCGACCGTGGGGCCCGCGCCGTCGGGACCGACGAACCGGTCGATGTTGCTCTGCCCCATCTGTCCCACGACGTCATCGAGCGGGATCTGCGACAGCGGCTTGCCGGGATCGAGCGACAGCAGGTCGATCCCCGTGTTCGAGACGAACATCGCTGCTGCCACTTCGACTGTCTGCATGTCACGGAACTCGCGCTGGAGCGCCCGCGCGTCCTCAGCGTCCTCAGCCACGAAGAACGACTGCGTCGCCACGACCTTGACGCTGCGCGGGTCGCGGCCGTGCGCCGCAGCCCTCGCACGGATATCGGCGATGTTGGCCGCCATCTGCTCGGCGGCCGAGCTCTGCAGAAGCACGCAGTCGGCGTTCGCCGCGGCGAACTCCTTGCCGCGACCGGATGAACCCGCCTGGAAGATGACAGGCGTGCGCTGCGGCGAGGGATCCACGGTCAGGTATCCCGACGAGCGGTAGAAGGTGCCGTCGTGCTCGATCCGGTGGAGCTTCGCGGGGTCGACGTAGATCGGGCTGGTCGGATCCGCGATGACGGCCCCGTCGTCCCACGACTGCTCCCAATAGCGACGAGCGACGTCGAGGTACTCCTGGGCCATGTCGTAGCGCAGGTCGTGCTCGCGCATCCTTTCGTGACCGAAGAGGTCGGCGACGACGTTCTGCACACTGCCGGTGACGACGTTCATGCCGAGCCGCCCACCGGCGATGTGGTCGAGGGTCGCGAAGCGTCGCGCGGTCTCGAAGGGGTGATGCAGACCCGTGGTCTCGGTGACGACCAGCCCGAGGTCGCGCGTGCTCGCGGCCAGAATGGGCAGCAGCATCTGCGGATCGAGCAGGGGGAAGTTGATCCCGTAGCGTGCGGCGGCATCGACCATCTCGCCACCGATGGTCGGGTATCCGAACGAATCCGCGAAGAACAGCCAGTCGAAGCCGGCATCGTCGAGCGTCTTCGCGAGCTCGACCCAGTGGCCGATGTCGTGGAAGCGGGTCAGATCGCTGCGAGGATGCGCCCACGCGCTCACTCCGCGCGCGCTCGGCGAACCGAACATCTCGAATACACCCAGGTAGATGCGATCCATCGCTGTCTCCTCCTCGCTGTTGACATGCCTAGTATTGTTCATTGTTGATCAATGACCCGAACTGGGCAGGATCTGTTTACGCAGCCGTTACACGCAGGACGAGGACAACACATGCAGCTCCGCACACTCGGCACCGCCGGACCGACCGTCAGCGCCATCGGCCTGGGCACGATGTCACTGCTGACCAGCAACGACGACCGTTCGGCGCGGGCACTGCTCGAGCGGGCCCTCGATGCGGGGATCAACCTCGTCGACACCGCGGACGTCTACGGCGACGGCGCAGTCGAGGAGGCTCTCGGTCGATTGCTCGGCTCGCGTCGCGACGAAGTCGTCCTCGCGACGAAGGTCGGTCTGCCGATGGGAGCGGACCCCGAGCGCTCCGGCGGCTCGGCGCGGTGGATCACCCGGGCCGTCGAGGACAGCCTGCGACGCCTGAACACCGATCACATCGACCTCTACCAGCTCCACCGCCCCGATCCGCGAACGCCGATCGACGAGACGGTCGCCGCGTTCGACGGCCTCCGTCAGTCCGGCAAGATCCGCTGGGCGGGCTCGTCGGTCTTTCCGGCCGAGATGCTCGTGGAGAGCCAGTGGGCCGCGCAGCGGCTCGGCGCGGCTCCGTTCGTGAGCGAACAGGCGCCGTACTCGATCCTCGTGCGCGGCATCGAGCGTGCGGCGCTCCCGACCGCTCAGGCCCACGGGGTGGGTGTGATCGCGTGGGGGCCTTTGAACGGCGGATGGCTGACGGGGAAGTATCGCCGCGGCGTAGCCGTACCCGAATCCAGTCGCGCGGCATCCGGCAATCCGTTCGTGCGGGCGGACGACGAAGCCAAGCTGACCGCGACGGAGCGTCTGGCGGCTGTCGCGGACTCTGCCGGCATGAGCCTCACGGCGATGTCCCTGGGCTGGGCCCAGGAGCATCCCGGAATCTCCTCTGTGC
This region of Microbacterium thalassium genomic DNA includes:
- a CDS encoding NtaA/DmoA family FMN-dependent monooxygenase (This protein belongs to a clade of FMN-dependent monooxygenases, within a broader family of flavin-dependent oxidoreductases, the luciferase-like monooxygenase (LMM) family, some of whose members use coenzyme F420 rather than FMN.) codes for the protein MDRIYLGVFEMFGSPSARGVSAWAHPRSDLTRFHDIGHWVELAKTLDDAGFDWLFFADSFGYPTIGGEMVDAAARYGINFPLLDPQMLLPILAASTRDLGLVVTETTGLHHPFETARRFATLDHIAGGRLGMNVVTGSVQNVVADLFGHERMREHDLRYDMAQEYLDVARRYWEQSWDDGAVIADPTSPIYVDPAKLHRIEHDGTFYRSSGYLTVDPSPQRTPVIFQAGSSGRGKEFAAANADCVLLQSSAAEQMAANIADIRARAAAHGRDPRSVKVVATQSFFVAEDAEDARALQREFRDMQTVEVAAAMFVSNTGIDLLSLDPGKPLSQIPLDDVVGQMGQSNIDRFVGPDGAGPTVGEILEQLRVRGIRGSQIVGTPTAVADQIEEFLEATDLDGLMVDPLFGAEDVRDFARLVMPELRRRGRLGERGTQRTLRDQLFSEAPATIGTP
- a CDS encoding aldo/keto reductase is translated as MQLRTLGTAGPTVSAIGLGTMSLLTSNDDRSARALLERALDAGINLVDTADVYGDGAVEEALGRLLGSRRDEVVLATKVGLPMGADPERSGGSARWITRAVEDSLRRLNTDHIDLYQLHRPDPRTPIDETVAAFDGLRQSGKIRWAGSSVFPAEMLVESQWAAQRLGAAPFVSEQAPYSILVRGIERAALPTAQAHGVGVIAWGPLNGGWLTGKYRRGVAVPESSRAASGNPFVRADDEAKLTATERLAAVADSAGMSLTAMSLGWAQEHPGISSVLIGPRTVDQLDDLLLAAETTLDPGVLDAIDEIIPPGTSLDPRNEGWTPPALAPDARRRSAR